One window of the Streptomyces asoensis genome contains the following:
- a CDS encoding DegT/DnrJ/EryC1/StrS family aminotransferase: protein MLRAAGVGLGDEVIVSAFGNVEVAGAVALAGALPVFADVDPVTYCLDPAAVEAVVTPRTAAVVVVHRFGRPADVGRLHGVGQRHGLLVLEQGESEAPYDEIAQRRERAAYLDGRLRGVRMPDGGDGHTYQQYVVRVPGNGRPDRDAFARALRGKGVECRVPVKTPLHRLPEFRRCVSLPETELAADETLALPVDASLTKRDMQRIVSACNALGGLLQPAF, encoded by the coding sequence ATGCTCAGGGCCGCAGGCGTCGGACTCGGTGACGAGGTCATCGTGTCGGCCTTCGGAAACGTGGAAGTCGCCGGAGCAGTCGCCCTGGCGGGGGCGCTTCCGGTGTTCGCCGATGTCGATCCGGTGACGTACTGCCTGGACCCGGCCGCCGTCGAAGCGGTCGTAACTCCGCGCACCGCGGCGGTTGTTGTCGTGCATCGCTTCGGTCGGCCGGCGGATGTCGGGCGGTTGCACGGAGTGGGGCAGCGGCACGGGCTGCTGGTGTTGGAACAGGGGGAGTCCGAGGCGCCGTACGACGAGATCGCGCAGCGTCGGGAGCGGGCGGCTTACCTGGACGGGCGGTTGCGCGGGGTGCGGATGCCGGACGGCGGGGACGGACACACGTATCAGCAGTACGTCGTACGGGTGCCGGGGAACGGTCGGCCCGACCGGGACGCCTTCGCGCGGGCCTTGCGGGGGAAGGGAGTCGAGTGCCGAGTGCCGGTGAAGACTCCGTTGCACCGGCTGCCCGAGTTCCGCCGGTGTGTGTCGCTGCCCGAGACCGAGCTCGCGGCGGACGAGACCCTCGCGCTGCCGGTGGACGCCTCGTTGACGAAGCGGGACATGCAGCGGATCGTGTCCGCCTGCAACGCACTCGGCGGACTGCTTCAACCCGCCTTCTGA
- a CDS encoding SpoIIE family protein phosphatase — protein sequence MTTGLIPGGQTPDPRASSTRPPHQRGDLTGQGALHVDDRPRSPVITARAAASFEPVGRSVATARSFVRDTLQGWGFADIIDDAVVLTSELVTNAVVHAGTHADVLCLRSADGVRIEVSDRYPEREIPLQGSLATMGSPDREGGRGLQLCAAIAGRWGVEYTPTHKQVWFQLDLPDRPVGTRTAGPSLPADLLPLADSRVRVAVVQIDRTGAISAWNEDAEELFGYSADQVTGKPLTDLAAWPHTPGTSTGIVEALQLSRWEGSYGIRGASGRVTPVYASHLRVRDTDGEPSTVCLLVRDHERAVLQTPSRGPATDPATTSDGQNTDPFEVFIGSPAPDDLDGLLQRTVERARDMLDGDSAFLLLATDDETELEVRASTGLPSARQRFARVPVEAGPGRYGSARMPAVHEDLLAVPGAVPLLNGTGMRSVVTVPLKVEGRLTGSLGVAAEASGRYSNEEALRLQFAADRIALAVESARLGELERLRRGSLSFLVEASDLLAGTLDRDQTLALMAQMTVPTLATWCAVYTIADQASDPYLSYVLHEDEEFIDGIKSLLSKIAPPDPVPTPGARVWAAPAAAAHDAALRSSMRSLGLTGGPTHQVASGIGPTLATASAVGGETVVLPLVARNRVIGMLTLGKPTDEHFRQEILELAEDLSRRAALALDNARLYSERTAISQALQRSLLPPELPEIDGVEVEVIYRAAGEGNEVGGDFYDVFPISDGAYGFAIGDVCGTGPNAAAVTGLARHALRLLAREGLSGPAVLERLNSAILDEGARSRFLTLLYGEMRPQEDGSAELKVVCAGHPLPLRLRQDGTVEAAAEPQPLLGVMEDLELYEQTVTLDPGDVLLCVTDGVTERREGTRMLGDDGLADVLTTCTGLTAGAVAARIMRAVERFASDAPSDDMAILAMRVA from the coding sequence ATGACCACCGGACTGATCCCGGGGGGACAGACCCCGGACCCCCGGGCTTCCAGCACGCGCCCGCCCCACCAGCGAGGCGACCTGACCGGCCAGGGAGCCCTGCACGTCGACGACCGGCCGAGGAGTCCAGTGATCACCGCGCGCGCGGCTGCCAGCTTCGAGCCCGTCGGGAGATCGGTGGCGACCGCCCGCTCCTTCGTCCGCGACACCCTCCAGGGCTGGGGCTTCGCCGACATCATCGACGACGCCGTGGTCCTCACCAGCGAACTGGTGACCAACGCGGTCGTCCATGCGGGGACTCACGCCGACGTCCTGTGTCTGCGCAGCGCCGACGGCGTACGCATCGAGGTGTCCGACCGGTATCCCGAACGTGAGATTCCCCTCCAGGGCTCTCTCGCCACCATGGGCAGCCCGGACCGCGAAGGCGGCCGCGGCCTCCAGCTGTGCGCGGCCATCGCCGGCCGCTGGGGCGTCGAGTACACCCCCACCCACAAGCAGGTCTGGTTCCAGCTCGACCTCCCCGACCGCCCGGTCGGCACCCGCACGGCCGGCCCCTCCCTCCCGGCCGACCTCCTCCCGCTCGCCGACAGCCGGGTGCGCGTGGCGGTCGTCCAGATCGACCGCACGGGCGCCATCTCGGCCTGGAACGAGGACGCCGAGGAGCTCTTCGGTTACTCGGCCGACCAGGTCACCGGCAAACCCCTCACCGACCTCGCCGCCTGGCCGCACACACCCGGCACCAGCACCGGCATCGTCGAAGCCCTCCAGCTCTCCCGCTGGGAGGGCAGCTACGGCATCCGCGGCGCCAGCGGCCGTGTCACACCCGTGTACGCCTCCCACCTCCGCGTCCGCGACACCGACGGCGAGCCCTCCACGGTCTGCCTTCTCGTCCGCGACCACGAACGCGCGGTCCTCCAGACCCCGTCGCGCGGCCCGGCCACCGACCCGGCCACCACATCGGACGGCCAGAACACCGATCCCTTCGAGGTGTTCATCGGCTCCCCCGCCCCGGACGACCTCGACGGTCTCCTCCAGCGCACCGTCGAGCGCGCCCGCGACATGCTCGACGGCGACTCCGCCTTCCTCCTCCTGGCGACCGACGACGAGACGGAGCTGGAGGTCCGCGCCTCCACGGGCCTGCCTTCCGCCCGCCAGCGCTTCGCGCGCGTGCCCGTCGAGGCGGGCCCCGGCCGCTACGGCTCGGCCCGCATGCCGGCCGTCCACGAGGACCTTCTGGCCGTCCCCGGCGCCGTACCCCTGCTGAACGGCACGGGCATGCGCTCGGTCGTCACGGTCCCGCTGAAGGTCGAGGGCCGCCTGACGGGCTCCCTGGGCGTGGCGGCGGAGGCTTCCGGCCGCTACTCCAACGAGGAGGCGCTGCGCCTCCAGTTCGCGGCCGACCGCATCGCCCTGGCCGTGGAGTCGGCCCGCCTCGGCGAGTTGGAACGCCTGCGCCGAGGCTCTCTCAGCTTCCTCGTCGAGGCCTCCGACCTCCTCGCGGGCACCCTGGACCGCGACCAGACCCTGGCCCTGATGGCCCAGATGACGGTTCCGACCCTGGCCACCTGGTGCGCGGTCTACACGATCGCCGACCAGGCCTCCGACCCCTACCTGTCGTACGTCCTGCACGAGGACGAGGAATTCATCGACGGCATCAAGTCGTTGCTCTCGAAGATCGCACCGCCCGACCCGGTCCCCACCCCTGGCGCCCGGGTCTGGGCGGCCCCGGCCGCCGCCGCGCACGACGCGGCCCTGCGCAGCTCCATGCGCAGCCTCGGCCTGACCGGCGGCCCGACGCACCAGGTGGCGTCCGGCATCGGCCCCACGCTCGCCACCGCCTCGGCGGTGGGCGGCGAGACGGTCGTCCTCCCCCTGGTCGCCCGCAACCGCGTCATCGGCATGCTGACCCTCGGCAAGCCCACCGACGAACACTTCCGCCAGGAGATCCTGGAACTGGCCGAGGACTTGAGCCGCCGAGCGGCCCTCGCCCTCGACAACGCCCGCCTCTACTCGGAGCGCACAGCCATCAGCCAGGCCCTCCAGCGCAGCCTGCTGCCGCCGGAGCTCCCCGAGATCGACGGCGTCGAGGTCGAGGTCATCTACCGCGCGGCCGGCGAGGGCAACGAGGTCGGCGGTGACTTCTACGACGTCTTCCCCATCAGCGACGGCGCGTACGGCTTCGCCATCGGCGACGTCTGCGGCACGGGCCCGAACGCGGCGGCGGTGACCGGCCTGGCCCGCCACGCCCTGCGCCTCCTGGCCCGCGAGGGCCTCAGCGGCCCGGCCGTCCTGGAGCGCCTCAACTCGGCCATCCTCGACGAGGGCGCCCGCAGCCGCTTCCTGACCCTCCTCTACGGAGAGATGCGTCCGCAGGAGGACGGCAGCGCCGAGCTGAAGGTGGTCTGCGCCGGCCACCCGCTCCCCCTGCGCCTACGCCAGGACGGCACCGTCGAGGCGGCCGCCGAGCCGCAGCCGCTGCTGGGCGTCATGGAGGACCTGGAGCTCTACGAGCAGACGGTCACCCTCGATCCGGGCGACGTCCTGCTCTGCGTCACGGACGGCGTCACCGAGCGCCGTGAGGGCACCCGCATGCTGGGCGACGACGGTCTCGCCGACGTCCTCACCACCTGCACGGGTCTCACCGCAGGCGCGGTCGCGGCCCGCATCATGCGCGCGGTGGAACGCTTCGCGTCCGACGCCCCTTCCGACGACATGGCGATCCTGGCGATGCGAGTGGCGTGA